From Palaemon carinicauda isolate YSFRI2023 chromosome 29, ASM3689809v2, whole genome shotgun sequence, one genomic window encodes:
- the LOC137622455 gene encoding UBX domain-containing protein 1-like, translated as MEARQEERGAEQEEKEREEAREIARHARLMKAREIARREEKEREEKRHAREIKTKEIAKQELKERAHEEKEMEEAGNQFGNNSGNKFNSYNGSSTGTVPKQNAIVPAARNVNSSSFKYWERRTKMTLIEGLNSVSGTMTGLNYLGMLQEEFGDAEFYFQQDGAPPRYHRGVRGYLEENLQNRWIGRRGAVEFHARSSD; from the exons atggaagcaagacaagaagaaCGCGGggcagaacaagaagaaaaagaacgagaagaagccagagagattgcaagacatgccagGTTAATGAAAGCTAGGGAAatcgcaagacgagaagaaaaggagagagaagaaaaacgacaTGCAAGAGAGATTAAAACAAAGGAAATCGCAAAACAAGAATTAAAAGAGAGAGCAcatgaagaaaaagagatggaagaagcagg AAACCAGTTTGGAAATAACtctgggaacaagttcaacagttacaacggaagtagcactggtactgtccctaagcagaatgcgatagtaccagcAGCAAGAAATGTCAattcgtcctccttcaagtattgggAAAGGCGTACGAAGATGACCCTGATCGAAGGCTTGAATTCTGTAAGTG GCACAATGACTGGGCTGAATTATCTCGGCATGTTACAAGAAGAGTTTGGAGATGCTGAGTTCTACTTCCAACAAGATGGTGCACCCCCACGCTATCATCGTGGTGTGAGAGGATATCTGGAAGAAAACCTGCAAAACAGATGGATTGGAAGAAGAGGGGCCGTTGAATTTCATGCTAGGTCTTCAGATTAG